In Dehalococcoidia bacterium, one DNA window encodes the following:
- a CDS encoding heme o synthase: MTAPAAPIATAGVQIAGLRQTIGAYIALTKPRIIELLLVTTLPAMFVAAGGFPDPWLAIATLAGGAVAAGGANAINCYLDRDIDAIMRRTRRRPIPSGQIPPQRALIFGVSLSVIAFVFLWAAVNLLTASLAVSAILFYVFVYTLWLKRSTVENIVIGGAAGAVPPLCGWAAVTNSLDAAPLIMFAIVFLWTPPHFWALAIGYTSDYRNAGVPMLPVTKGAVEARRRSLVYAVATVAATLSLALTGDVGVFYVAAALALGAVFLWLAWQQMRQATTKAAMALFRYSLTYLALIFIAMMLDQFVRFT; this comes from the coding sequence ATCGGCGCCTACATTGCGCTCACCAAACCGCGGATCATCGAGCTCCTGCTGGTGACGACGCTGCCGGCGATGTTCGTCGCCGCGGGCGGGTTCCCTGACCCCTGGCTGGCAATCGCCACCCTCGCCGGGGGCGCCGTCGCGGCTGGAGGCGCCAACGCCATCAACTGCTACCTCGACCGCGACATCGACGCGATCATGCGCCGCACACGGCGGCGCCCGATCCCCTCTGGTCAGATCCCGCCGCAGCGCGCGCTGATCTTCGGGGTCTCGCTGAGTGTCATCGCCTTCGTCTTCCTGTGGGCGGCCGTCAACCTGCTGACCGCTTCGCTCGCGGTGAGCGCGATCCTGTTCTACGTCTTCGTTTACACGCTCTGGCTGAAGCGCTCGACGGTCGAGAACATCGTCATCGGCGGCGCTGCCGGGGCGGTGCCGCCGCTCTGTGGCTGGGCTGCCGTGACGAACTCCCTGGACGCGGCGCCGCTAATCATGTTCGCGATCGTCTTCCTCTGGACGCCGCCGCACTTCTGGGCGCTAGCCATCGGCTACACGTCCGACTATCGGAACGCAGGCGTCCCCATGCTCCCGGTCACGAAGGGCGCGGTCGAGGCGCGGCGCCGCAGCCTGGTGTATGCCGTCGCCACGGTAGCCGCGACGCTGAGCCTGGCGCTCACCGGGGACGTCGGCGTCTTCTACGTGGCCGCGGCCCTGGCGCTGGGGGCGGTCTTCCTGTGGCTGGCCTGGCAGCAGATGCGGCAGGCGACAACCAAGGCGGCGATGGCCCTCTTCCGCTACTCCCTAACCTACCTGGCGCTTATCTTTATCGCGATGATGCTGGACCAGTTCGTGAGGTTCACCTAG
- a CDS encoding citrate synthase, with protein MNDTLARGLKDVVLDTTESSYIDGERGILLYRGYNIHDLAANSSFEEVTYLLLHGDLPTEEELNSFKKRLKAQRGLPKQVIEVIRLVQNAHPMDVLRTGVSALSAFDPDTEDMSREANLRKAERLTAQVPTIVAAHERVRRGLEPLEPRDDLDHAANWLYMMTGQTPSPEAVEAMDLDFLLHAEHGANASAFAARVTASTLSDMHSAITTAIGTLKGPLHGGAAEAVMKMALEIGTPERAAEYIRQRLDRGERIMGFGHRVYRAEDPRARHMRERSRILGAKLGHEEWYKLLQVVEQEMQRYQSRGIYVNVDFYAGSVYHLLGIPEDMFVPIFAIGRVPGWCIEILEQYDNNMLIRPLLKYVGPMNQKYVPLHERKN; from the coding sequence GTGAACGACACTCTTGCCCGCGGGCTAAAGGACGTAGTCCTCGACACGACGGAGTCGAGCTACATCGACGGTGAGCGGGGCATCCTCCTCTATCGCGGCTACAACATCCACGACCTGGCTGCGAACTCCTCCTTCGAGGAGGTGACCTACCTGCTCCTCCACGGTGACCTGCCGACTGAGGAGGAGCTGAACAGCTTCAAGAAGCGCCTCAAGGCCCAGCGCGGCCTGCCGAAGCAGGTCATCGAGGTCATCCGGCTGGTGCAAAACGCCCACCCGATGGACGTCCTCCGCACCGGAGTCTCCGCCCTTTCCGCCTTCGACCCTGACACCGAGGACATGTCGCGCGAAGCGAACCTGCGCAAGGCGGAGCGATTGACGGCGCAGGTGCCGACCATCGTCGCCGCACATGAGCGCGTACGCCGGGGCCTGGAGCCGCTGGAGCCTCGAGACGACCTCGACCACGCGGCGAACTGGCTGTACATGATGACGGGCCAGACGCCGAGCCCGGAGGCGGTCGAGGCGATGGACCTCGACTTCCTCCTGCACGCCGAGCACGGCGCGAACGCCTCCGCCTTCGCCGCGCGCGTGACGGCCTCGACCCTCAGCGACATGCACTCGGCGATCACGACGGCGATTGGCACGCTCAAGGGGCCGCTTCACGGTGGCGCCGCCGAGGCCGTGATGAAGATGGCGCTCGAGATCGGCACGCCGGAGCGGGCGGCGGAGTACATCCGCCAGCGACTGGACCGCGGCGAGCGGATCATGGGCTTCGGCCACCGCGTCTACCGCGCCGAGGACCCGCGCGCCCGCCACATGCGCGAGCGCTCGCGCATCCTGGGCGCGAAGCTCGGCCACGAGGAGTGGTACAAGCTGCTACAGGTTGTCGAGCAGGAGATGCAGCGCTACCAGTCGCGCGGTATTTACGTGAACGTGGACTTCTACGCCGGCTCCGTGTATCACCTGCTGGGCATCCCGGAAGACATGTTCGTGCCGATTTTCGCCATCGGCCGCGTGCCCGGCTGGTGCATCGAGATCCTCGAGCAGTACGACAACAACATGCTCATCCGCCCGCTTCTCAAGTACGTCGGGCCGATGAACCAGAAGTACGTGCCGCTGCACGAGCGGAAAAACTAG
- a CDS encoding cupredoxin domain-containing protein, with the protein MPQVPNNVKFGVPLMVVSFIVFSLALWGGAQLIKSDEAAATDGAADGGGGGGGGPVSVTVVARNLQFDKRSLTANAGAPFSVTLDNQDAGVLHNIAFYTSRSATQALVPNQSVGELFAGVASRTLTFTPPRAGSFFFRCDVHPDTMTGTFTVR; encoded by the coding sequence ATGCCGCAGGTCCCCAACAACGTCAAGTTTGGCGTGCCGCTGATGGTGGTCTCGTTCATCGTCTTCTCGCTCGCCCTGTGGGGCGGCGCGCAGCTCATCAAGAGCGACGAAGCGGCGGCGACGGACGGTGCCGCCGACGGAGGCGGCGGTGGCGGCGGCGGGCCGGTATCGGTGACGGTTGTGGCGCGCAACCTGCAGTTCGACAAGCGCTCCCTTACGGCGAATGCCGGCGCCCCCTTTTCGGTGACGCTGGACAATCAGGACGCGGGCGTGCTGCACAACATCGCCTTCTACACGAGCCGGAGCGCTACCCAGGCGCTCGTGCCCAACCAGTCGGTCGGCGAGCTCTTTGCGGGCGTGGCCAGCCGCACCCTGACTTTCACACCTCCGCGCGCCGGCAGCTTCTTCTTCCGCTGTGACGTCCACCCGGACACGATGACGGGGACGTTCACGGTACGCTAA